The Streptomyces sp. WZ-12 genome segment GTCGGGTGCGGCGCCGCGCCGACCGCCCCCGGGGCGGCGGCGAGCGAGGCGGCCGCGGCCACGGCGGTGGCCAGGGCCAGCAGTCGGGAGGTGCGACGCGCAGAACGGGAGAGTGCCATGAGCCGTCCCTTCGAATACGCGGATCCAACATGAACAACCGCGCCGACTCTGCACTCTCCCGCCCTCCGCCACCCAGGACTTTGCCAAGTCGTCAGGTGTTACTGACCACTTGAGCCCTTACCCGGTGAACGCTCCACACCGGAAGCGGAGTTGGCGTCCGCCGGCTCCTCCGGATGGTGGCAGGCGACCTGGTGCCCGGTGTCCAGGCGCACCAGCGGCGGCTCGGTGGTGGCGCACACCTCCGTCGCCTTCCAGCAGCGGGTGCGGAACCGGCAGCCGGACGGCGGATTGATCGGCGAGGGCACATCACCCTTGAGCAGGATCCGCTCGCGCTGGGTGCGCCGCCTGAGGTCGGGCACCGGCACGGCCGACAGCAGCGCCTTGGTGTACGGGTGCCGCGGCGAGGCGTACAGCGCGTCCCGGTCGGCCAGTTCGACGATCTTGCCGAGGTACATCACCGCGATCCGGTCCGAGACGTGCCGGATCACCGAGAGGTCGTGGGCGATGATGACGTAGGTCAGGCCCAGCTCCTCCTGGAGGTCGTCCATGAGGTTGACGACCTGCGCCTGGATGGAGACGTCGAGGGCGGAGACCGGCTCGTCGGCGACCACCAGCTTGGGCTTGAGGGCCAACGCCCGGGCGATCCCGATGCGTTGCCGCTGCCCGCCGGAGAACTCGTGCGGATAGCGGTTGTAGTGCTCCGGGCTCAGCCCCACCAGCTCCAGCAGCCGCTGCACCTCCTTCTTCACCCCGCCCTCGGGCGTGACGCCCTGGAGGCGGAAGGGGGTGGAGACGATCCCGCCGATGGTGTGCCGCGGGTTCAGCGAACCGTACGGGTCCTGGAAGATCATCTGCACGTCGCGGCGCAGCGGCCGCAGTCGACCCGACGACAGATGGGTGATGTCCCGGCCCTCGAACTCGACCGAGCCACCGGTCGGTTCGTCGAGCCGGGTGATCAGCCGGCCCATCGTCGACTTGCCGCAGCCGGACTCGCCGACGACGCCCAGCGTCTCCCCGGGGAAGACGTCGAAGTCGATCCCGTCGACCGCCTGCACGGCGCCGACCTTCCGCTTGAGGATCCCCTTGGTGATCGGGAAGTGCCGGACCAGGCCCCGCACCGTGAGCAGCGGCGCCTGCTGCGCCTGCGCCCCGGCGGGCCCGGTCGTCTCGGCGCTCCGGATCGTCTCGGTGCTCTGGGTCGTCTCGGTGCTCTGGGTCGTCTCGGTCACAGCTTCGGCGCAATCTCTTCGGTCCAGATCCGGTCCCGTTCCGGTTGCGGGAGGTGGCAGGCGGAGAAGTGCCGGCCGTCGACCTGTTGGAGTTCGGGGCGCACCGTGCGGGTGAGGTTGTCCTTGGGGAGGTCCGCGTACGGGCAGCGGGGGTTGAAGGCGCAGCCGGACGGCACGTTGATCAGGCTGGGCGGGGAGCCCTTGACCGGGATCAGCCGGTCGGACTGGTCCCGGTCGATCCGCGGCATGGAGCCGAGCAGGCCCCAGGTGTAGGGGTGCTGCGGGGTCGCGAACACCCGGTCCGACGGGCCCCGTTCGATGCACCGGCCGCCGTACATCACCAGCAGGTCGTCGGCGAGCTCGGCGACGACTCCGAGGTCGTGGGTGATGATGATGACCGCCGAGCCGAACTCCTTCTGCAGGTCGCGGATCAGGTCCAGGATCTGCGCCTGGACGGTGACGTCCAGGGCGGTGGTCGGCTCGTCGGCGATCAGGAGCTCGGGGTTGTTGACCAGCGCCATGGCGATCATGGCGCGCTGGCGCATGCCGCCGGAGAACTGGTGCGGGTGGTCGTCGACCCGTTTGTCGGGCTGCGGGATGCCGACCCGGTCGAGCATCTCCACGGCCCGCTTGCGCGCGGTCTTCTTGTCGACGTCGTGGTGGACGCGGTACGCCTCCACGATCTGGCTGCCGACGCTGTAGAAGGGGTGCAGCGCGGAGAGCGGGTCCTGGAAGATCATCGCCATCTGGCGGCCGCGCAGCCGGCGGACCTCGTCGGGGTCGGCGGCGACCAACTCCCGGCCGTCCAGCCAGATTTCGCCGGACATCCGGACCTTGCTGCGCTGCTGTCGGGAGGCCCGGTGCAGGCCCATGATGGCCAGCGAGGTCACCGACTTGCCGGAGCCGGACTCACCGACGATGCCGAGCGTCTTGCCCTTCTGAAGGCTGAAGGTCAGCCCGTCGACGGACTTCACCAGGCCGTCGTCGGTGGGGAAGTGCACCGTGAGGTCGCGCACTTCGAGAAAGGCGGAGGGGGCGGCGGGGGTCGTGGGTCCGGCGCCCGTCGCGGCCTCCCCCGTCGCCGTGGTCTGGTCCTCGAAAGAGTCGGTCAAGTGAGCCTCACCCGCGGGTCGATGGCGGCGTACAGAACGTCCACCACCAGGTTGCACAGGACGATGAAGAACGCGGCGAGCAGGGTGACGCCGAGAATGTTCGGCAGGTCGTTGGCGTTGATGGAGTCGACCGCGAAGGCGCCGACTCCCTTGAGCGAGAAGACCTGTTCGGTGATGAGCGCACCGCCGAGCAGCAGGCCCAGGTCCATGCCGAAGACGGTGACGATCGGGGTCAGCGCGGCCCGCAGGCCGTGCCGGATCACCACCCGGCGCTCCCGCAGGCCCTTGGCCCGGGCGGTGCGGATGAAGTCCTCGCTCAGCGTCTCCAGCATGCCGGCCCGGGTGAGCCGGGCGTAGAGCGCCGAGTAGAGGAACGCCAGGGTGACCCAGGGCAGGAACATGGTCCGGGCCCAGCCCACCGGGTCCGTCAACAGCGGTATGTAGTCGCTGCGTTGGAAGAGCGGCCACTGGTAGGTGAACAGGGCCAGGGCCAGCGCGCCGGTGAAGAACATCGGGAGCGAGACGCCGGCCAGCGCCACGCCCATCGCCGCCCGGTCGAAGAACGAGCCGGGGCGGAGCGCGGAGAGCACGCCGGTGGCGACGCCGGAGACCACCCACAGCACGGCGGCGCCGGCGGCCAGCGACAGCGTCACCGGAAGCCGCGACTGGATCTCCGGCCAGACCTCGATATGGGTCTTGAAGGAGTAACCGAAGCACGGCACATGGCACTTGGCCGCCTCCGGGCCGAACTTGTAGTCGACGCCGACGAAGATGCCCTTGAGGAATTCCCAGTACTGCTCGTACACGGGCTTGTCCAGGCCGAGGTTCTTCTTGACCGCGGCGATGTCCGCGGGCGTGGGGGCCTTTCCGATGTACTGCTGGGCAAGCTGGTCGGTGGTCTGCCCGGCCAGTTTCGGCAGCAGGAAGAAGATGCCGAAGGTGACCGCGCTGACGATCAGCAACAGGATCACCGCGCTGATCAACCTGCGGATGAGGTACGAGAACACGGGGATGCGGCGCCGGTGCCGCGGGCCGGGAGCGAGTGGCCCGCGGGCACCAATGCCTTCACCTGCCTTCCAGGGCTGCTACTTCTTGACGCCGATGTTGAGGTAGTCGTACTCACCGCTCCAGGCCGAGCTGGACGCCAGGTTGGTGGCCTTCGGCGAGCGGTACATCAGGACCTTGAAGTAGGTCAGCGGGACGATCGCCGCCTGCTCCATCGCCTTGCGGTCGATGTCCGCGTACGCCTTCTCGCGGGCGGCCTGGTCGGTGTTGGCGATGGCCGTGTCGAGCAGGTTGTTGATCTCCGGGTCGTCCAACTGGGAGAGGTTGGAGTTGCCGGACTGGCTGATCGCCTTGCCGTGGAGGATCTGCTGGAGGTAGCCGTAGCCGGTCGGGAAGTCGGCGCCCCACTGCATCATCATCAGGCCGACGTTGTTGGACTTGTCGAAGGCCGGCACGCCGGCGTAGTCCGAGAAGTACTTGCTGGTCGGGTACTGCTGGAGCTTGGCGTTGATGCCGATCTTCTTCAGCGAGCCGATGATCGAGGTGGCCGCGTCGACCTCGTCCTGGCGGTCGTTGCGGGCCAGGATGGTGGTGGAGACGTTGCCGGCGCCGCACTGCTTCCAGTGCGCCTTGGCCTGGGTCAGGTCCAGGTTGTCGCCGGTGTACTTCTGCGGGTACAGGTCGTACTTCTGGTAGCCGGCGATGTCGGTGGGCAGGACCGTGGAGGCGATGTCACCGCGGATCGGGCCGCCGAGCGCGGTCTGCACGGCCTTCTTGTCGATGGCGTACTCGACGGCCTTGCGGCACTCCGGCTTGTCGAACGGCGCGACCTTGGTGTTGATGGCGGTGTAGACCAGGCGCTGACCGAGCGCGTTGTCGGTGTTGGCCTTCTGGCCGGGGTCGGTCAGCAACTGCGCCTGGGTCTGGGCGTCGACGCCGCGCCCTGCCATGTCGACCAGGGTGTTGCCGGACTGGAGGTCCTTGTCGATGGTCGACTGGGCGACCTTCAGGTTGAGCACGATCTTGTCCGGGAGCTGCTTGCGCAGCGGGTCGGTCGCGGCCGACCACTGCGGGTTGCGGACCAGGGTGAGCTGCTTGCCCTCCTGGTAGTTCGCGAACTTGTAGGAGCCGCTGGAGACCACGGACTTGGTGTAGTCCGCGCCCTTGTCCTTGGCCTGCGGGACGGGCGCGGTCTGCGGGGCGCTGACCAGGTAGTCGAACTCGGCGAACGGTTTCTTCAGGTGGAAGACGATGGTCTGCGCATCCGGCGTCTCGATGGACTTGAGCCCTTCCTTGCTCTTGTCCTTGTAGGGGCCCTTGTAGCCGCCGTCGTTGTCCTGGAGGAACTGCTGGAAGTAGTTCGGGCCCAGCGAGAGGATGTCGCGGGCGAAGTTGCTGCGCTCCACCGCGTACTTGACGTCCTGCGAGGTGACGGGGGTGCCGTCCTCGAACTTGACGCCCTTGCGGAGCTTGTACGTCCAGGTCTTGCCGCCGTCGGCGGACTTGCCCATCGACTCGGCGAGGTCCGGGACCAGTTGCTCGCCCTTGGTGCCGGGGCCCGGCTTGAAGGTGGTCAGCGGACGGGCGTACAGACGGCTGAAGTTGTAGACGAAGGCGTAGTAGGTGTTGCCCGGGTCGAAGGACTCGGGGGCGTCGCTCATCGCGTAGGTGACGGTGCCCCCCTTCGCGTCCGAGGCGTTGACGACGCCCTTGGTGGCGGCGTTGGCCCCGGCGGAACTGTCCGAGGACCCCTTTCCGCTACAGCCGGCCAGCAGGAGGCCCGCGCTGGTGATGGCCGCGATGGTCGCGACCGGAAGTGACCTTCGCATGTGCTCGGTGTCCCCTTCGTTCGTCGAGAAACGTCGGATCGAAACGGCTTCGAAAACGGGTGCAGAGTGGGGGGATGAAGGCCGGCGCCGGTCAGCGGCTGCGCGGGTCCAGCGCGTCCCTCAGTCCGTCACCGAGCAGGTTGAACGCGAGCACGGTGACGAAGATCGCGAGGCCGGGAACGATCATGTACTGGGGGTCGACCTCGTAGTACTTGACCGCCTGGGTGAGGGTGCCGCCCCACGACGACTGGGGCGGCTGGATGCCCACGCCCAGGAAGCTCAGCGCCGCCTCGAAGAGGATGTTGGAGGGGATCAGCAGCGTCGAGTAGACGATGATCGGCCCCACGAGGTTGGGCAGGAGTTCCCGGAAGAGGATGAACGGGCCGCGGGCGCCCAGGCCGCGGGCGGCAAAGACGAACTCCCGCTCCCGCAGCGACAGGGTCTGGGCCCGCACGATCCGGCCCATGTAGGGCCAGTTGAAGAAGCCGATCACGAAGATCAGCACCGAGATGTGCAGCGGCAGCCCGGAGAGCCCGAACGCGCCGCCCTGGAGCGACGCGGAGATCGCGATGGCGAACAGCAGCAGCGGGAAGGCGAGGAAGACGTCCATCAGACGGCTGATGAAGGCGTCCACCCGGCCGCGGTAGAAGCCGGCGATCACGCCGAGGACGGTGCCGATGGCCACCGACAGCAGCGTCGCGCCGAACGCCACCAGCAGCGACACCCAGGAGCCCTCCAGGATCCGGGCGAGCAGATCGCGGCCGAACTTGGGGTC includes the following:
- a CDS encoding ABC transporter ATP-binding protein, which translates into the protein MTETTQSTETTQSTETIRSAETTGPAGAQAQQAPLLTVRGLVRHFPITKGILKRKVGAVQAVDGIDFDVFPGETLGVVGESGCGKSTMGRLITRLDEPTGGSVEFEGRDITHLSSGRLRPLRRDVQMIFQDPYGSLNPRHTIGGIVSTPFRLQGVTPEGGVKKEVQRLLELVGLSPEHYNRYPHEFSGGQRQRIGIARALALKPKLVVADEPVSALDVSIQAQVVNLMDDLQEELGLTYVIIAHDLSVIRHVSDRIAVMYLGKIVELADRDALYASPRHPYTKALLSAVPVPDLRRRTQRERILLKGDVPSPINPPSGCRFRTRCWKATEVCATTEPPLVRLDTGHQVACHHPEEPADANSASGVERSPGKGSSGQ
- a CDS encoding ABC transporter ATP-binding protein → MTDSFEDQTTATGEAATGAGPTTPAAPSAFLEVRDLTVHFPTDDGLVKSVDGLTFSLQKGKTLGIVGESGSGKSVTSLAIMGLHRASRQQRSKVRMSGEIWLDGRELVAADPDEVRRLRGRQMAMIFQDPLSALHPFYSVGSQIVEAYRVHHDVDKKTARKRAVEMLDRVGIPQPDKRVDDHPHQFSGGMRQRAMIAMALVNNPELLIADEPTTALDVTVQAQILDLIRDLQKEFGSAVIIITHDLGVVAELADDLLVMYGGRCIERGPSDRVFATPQHPYTWGLLGSMPRIDRDQSDRLIPVKGSPPSLINVPSGCAFNPRCPYADLPKDNLTRTVRPELQQVDGRHFSACHLPQPERDRIWTEEIAPKL
- a CDS encoding ABC transporter permease, whose protein sequence is MFSYLIRRLISAVILLLIVSAVTFGIFFLLPKLAGQTTDQLAQQYIGKAPTPADIAAVKKNLGLDKPVYEQYWEFLKGIFVGVDYKFGPEAAKCHVPCFGYSFKTHIEVWPEIQSRLPVTLSLAAGAAVLWVVSGVATGVLSALRPGSFFDRAAMGVALAGVSLPMFFTGALALALFTYQWPLFQRSDYIPLLTDPVGWARTMFLPWVTLAFLYSALYARLTRAGMLETLSEDFIRTARAKGLRERRVVIRHGLRAALTPIVTVFGMDLGLLLGGALITEQVFSLKGVGAFAVDSINANDLPNILGVTLLAAFFIVLCNLVVDVLYAAIDPRVRLT
- a CDS encoding ABC transporter substrate-binding protein, which translates into the protein MRRSLPVATIAAITSAGLLLAGCSGKGSSDSSAGANAATKGVVNASDAKGGTVTYAMSDAPESFDPGNTYYAFVYNFSRLYARPLTTFKPGPGTKGEQLVPDLAESMGKSADGGKTWTYKLRKGVKFEDGTPVTSQDVKYAVERSNFARDILSLGPNYFQQFLQDNDGGYKGPYKDKSKEGLKSIETPDAQTIVFHLKKPFAEFDYLVSAPQTAPVPQAKDKGADYTKSVVSSGSYKFANYQEGKQLTLVRNPQWSAATDPLRKQLPDKIVLNLKVAQSTIDKDLQSGNTLVDMAGRGVDAQTQAQLLTDPGQKANTDNALGQRLVYTAINTKVAPFDKPECRKAVEYAIDKKAVQTALGGPIRGDIASTVLPTDIAGYQKYDLYPQKYTGDNLDLTQAKAHWKQCGAGNVSTTILARNDRQDEVDAATSIIGSLKKIGINAKLQQYPTSKYFSDYAGVPAFDKSNNVGLMMMQWGADFPTGYGYLQQILHGKAISQSGNSNLSQLDDPEINNLLDTAIANTDQAAREKAYADIDRKAMEQAAIVPLTYFKVLMYRSPKATNLASSSAWSGEYDYLNIGVKK
- a CDS encoding ABC transporter permease; the protein is MTAPIETTGAAAQAQPEAVLEGVESKRIEGRSLGQIAWLRFRRDKVAMAGGIVVVLLILVATLSRPLQHLFGLDPNQPHQDLIDPNTTLPKGDFGGMGLDHLLGVDPKFGRDLLARILEGSWVSLLVAFGATLLSVAIGTVLGVIAGFYRGRVDAFISRLMDVFLAFPLLLFAIAISASLQGGAFGLSGLPLHISVLIFVIGFFNWPYMGRIVRAQTLSLREREFVFAARGLGARGPFILFRELLPNLVGPIIVYSTLLIPSNILFEAALSFLGVGIQPPQSSWGGTLTQAVKYYEVDPQYMIVPGLAIFVTVLAFNLLGDGLRDALDPRSR